The Neobacillus sp. PS3-34 genome has a window encoding:
- a CDS encoding response regulator, with the protein MKVLIIEDDPIKLELIIKVIGVYPEIEISSCNNIFEGKEKLAKYTFDLLVLDINLPFDKGEHPEDYAGYNLYKEIQRGKILKKPREIIILSSYDDLIEKYKSEIELGLFTIIKFDSLSNEWGEKLFNRIQYQLISTADANETSLKEYDYDIAIITAVQVEHTQLTNLFINVREMKINGDNTYYFTGSIDESCDKKIVFATQHQMGMTAAGVLATKIIKNFKPKVIAMVGIAAGVKGEGNYGDIILPTEIWDYTSGKITPSKQGSLTSQEGYAFQPDPKYLSISSKVKELLNRNFSSILDEIKDSWPNKKPDTKLSTIRGPMACGSIVVQNQKLIEEFIAPFNRKIKGIDMESYGVLYAAENAYSPKPEVIICKSISDFGDELKGDQYQEFAAYSSARFLLYLINEEI; encoded by the coding sequence ATGAAAGTTTTAATAATTGAGGATGATCCAATTAAACTAGAGTTGATAATCAAAGTGATTGGTGTATATCCAGAAATAGAAATCAGTTCATGCAATAATATATTCGAAGGTAAGGAAAAATTAGCTAAATATACTTTTGATTTATTAGTTTTGGATATAAATTTACCTTTTGATAAGGGGGAGCATCCTGAAGATTATGCGGGGTATAATTTATATAAAGAAATACAACGGGGAAAAATATTAAAAAAACCTAGAGAAATTATTATTTTATCATCGTATGATGACTTGATAGAAAAATATAAATCAGAAATAGAGTTAGGTTTATTTACAATAATAAAATTTGATTCACTTTCAAATGAATGGGGAGAAAAGTTATTCAATAGAATTCAGTATCAATTAATATCTACAGCAGATGCTAACGAAACATCGCTTAAAGAATACGATTATGACATAGCAATTATTACAGCAGTTCAAGTTGAACATACTCAATTAACTAATTTATTCATTAACGTACGAGAAATGAAAATAAATGGCGACAACACCTATTATTTTACTGGTTCTATAGATGAATCATGTGATAAAAAAATTGTCTTTGCAACCCAGCATCAAATGGGTATGACTGCTGCAGGAGTGTTGGCAACAAAGATAATCAAAAACTTCAAACCTAAAGTTATCGCTATGGTAGGAATAGCTGCAGGTGTTAAGGGTGAAGGAAACTATGGAGATATTATTTTGCCTACAGAAATTTGGGATTACACTAGTGGCAAAATAACACCTAGTAAACAAGGGTCATTAACTTCCCAAGAAGGATATGCTTTCCAACCAGACCCCAAATACTTATCTATTTCTTCAAAAGTAAAAGAATTGCTAAATAGAAACTTTTCATCAATATTAGATGAAATTAAAGATAGTTGGCCAAATAAAAAGCCGGATACTAAATTGAGTACCATTCGTGGTCCGATGGCCTGTGGGTCAATAGTAGTCCAAAATCAAAAATTGATTGAAGAATTCATAGCACCTTTTAATCGGAAAATAAAAGGGATTGATATGGAGTCCTATGGAGTGTTATATGCAGCAGAAAATGCATACAGTCCCAAGCCAGAAGTAATTATTTGTAAATCGATTAGTGATTTTGGTGACGAACTAAAGGGTGATCAATATCAGGAGTTTGCTGCTTATTCTAGTGCTAGATTTCTATTATATTTAATAAATGAAGAAATATAA
- a CDS encoding DUF4375 domain-containing protein, producing MTIKIEVGYKKIMPIKKVEDIDIYESYDTTINFIYNNKSFFGNFVSITKDSEMAKYIHDQEWEGNAFTYHHENGTFPLFSMVMDMNFGLKHIGPYEVFVMTHDAYQSELVFNSHGEEIHIFFHLKYKGLWYDGNKIVFTRQVPEKSCFVVNANEFKQAIEDFIFQLREYLSTNHPELMKDPLVQRTFGFDKYFNDFFVENQTNSLISEMDDEDITEIQDLVNNKDIDEIKRVCGGFYFSEIDEKYLEISEKVHEKESEVGLKGLNSDERQFYLVDRLLMELNNGGFDQYLNSTGESWRETVNILEKLGLELLADLGNRANTIYLSNKSEDDKLDELSELDDEFYEMEYEETYKKLLTLLS from the coding sequence ATGACAATTAAAATAGAAGTAGGTTACAAAAAGATTATGCCTATTAAAAAAGTAGAAGACATCGACATCTATGAATCGTATGATACAACCATCAACTTTATCTATAACAATAAATCTTTTTTCGGAAATTTTGTTTCAATAACAAAAGATAGCGAAATGGCAAAATATATACATGATCAAGAATGGGAAGGCAATGCATTTACTTATCATCACGAAAATGGTACTTTTCCATTGTTTAGTATGGTTATGGATATGAATTTTGGTTTAAAACACATTGGTCCTTATGAAGTATTTGTAATGACCCATGATGCATATCAATCAGAATTGGTATTTAATAGTCATGGAGAAGAAATTCATATATTTTTCCATCTTAAATATAAAGGATTATGGTATGACGGTAATAAAATAGTTTTCACAAGACAAGTTCCAGAAAAATCTTGTTTTGTGGTTAATGCAAATGAATTTAAACAGGCTATTGAAGATTTTATCTTTCAACTTCGAGAATATTTGTCAACCAATCATCCCGAATTAATGAAAGACCCATTGGTACAAAGAACCTTTGGATTTGATAAGTATTTTAATGATTTCTTTGTAGAAAACCAAACAAACAGTTTGATTTCTGAAATGGACGATGAGGATATTACGGAAATTCAAGATTTAGTTAATAACAAGGATATCGATGAAATTAAAAGAGTATGTGGAGGTTTTTACTTTAGCGAAATAGACGAAAAATACTTAGAGATTTCCGAAAAGGTTCATGAGAAGGAAAGTGAAGTAGGGTTAAAAGGTTTAAATAGCGACGAAAGACAATTTTATTTAGTTGATAGGTTATTGATGGAACTGAATAATGGAGGATTTGACCAATACTTAAATAGTACGGGTGAGTCTTGGAGAGAAACCGTTAATATTTTGGAGAAATTAGGGTTAGAACTTTTAGCTGATTTAGGAAATAGAGCAAATACGATTTATCTAAGTAACAAATCTGAGGATGATAAACTTGATGAACTCAGTGAATTAGATGACGAATTTTATGAAATGGAATATGAAGAAACTTATAAAAAATTACTAACGTTATTAAGTTAA
- a CDS encoding DUF3888 domain-containing protein: protein MKKVIIAFTLSILLITSHTTTVTADKPTQDTEELRLQDMLMNMLTPYIREDLNKFYYPKILKDFSPQVSPWLIEVIETRRVNGFRGLVLEITFEIEPDDGGHHVAVGKDKMTYQISYGPEVKLVNHTHIKTYNYPTNSQSPFDYNKLPRLYKNVLKRQF from the coding sequence ATGAAAAAGGTGATAATAGCTTTTACACTATCAATTCTTCTTATTACTTCTCATACAACAACAGTAACAGCAGATAAACCAACTCAAGATACTGAAGAACTTCGGTTACAGGATATGCTAATGAATATGCTTACTCCTTATATCAGAGAGGATTTGAATAAATTCTATTATCCGAAGATTTTAAAGGATTTTTCACCTCAAGTCTCCCCCTGGTTAATTGAAGTAATTGAAACGAGAAGAGTAAACGGCTTTCGTGGCTTAGTATTAGAGATTACATTTGAAATTGAACCAGATGATGGTGGACATCACGTTGCAGTTGGTAAAGATAAGATGACTTATCAGATCTCTTATGGACCAGAAGTGAAGTTAGTAAATCATACGCACATAAAGACCTATAACTACCCTACCAACTCCCAGTCACCGTTTGATTATAATAAGTTACCACGTTTATATAAAAATGTGCTAAAGAGACAATTTTAG
- a CDS encoding transposase, translating to MDPKKNKKIYNDDFKKTVVELYHTGSSVSKLRSEYGVSEVTIYKWAKALTPINGEMDSLTPQDIEASKKKI from the coding sequence ATGGATCCGAAAAAGAATAAAAAAATCTATAACGACGATTTCAAGAAAACGGTGGTTGAACTTTATCACACTGGTAGCTCGGTGAGTAAGTTAAGGAGCGAATATGGCGTATCAGAAGTAACAATTTATAAATGGGCTAAAGCCTTAACTCCGATAAATGGGGAAATGGATAGTCTAACACCTCAGGACATTGAGGCCTCCAAAAAGAAAATCTAA
- a CDS encoding GNAT family N-acetyltransferase has protein sequence MDIVVRRAKLIDVKQMANVYVSSWKSTYRGIFSDKFLDSLTPESRYEQWRKNIEEKDNIVLVLEKDNELVGLAVGAGVKVGEYPGYDGDVTAIYFEKHNQGKGYGKQLLNGLFEMFKEERGYTNSIVKVVADNESRYFYEKMGAKLIDEQPLEEGKTTMLLTYAWNKI, from the coding sequence ATGGATATTGTAGTACGCAGAGCAAAGTTAATTGACGTAAAGCAAATGGCAAATGTTTATGTTTCAAGTTGGAAGTCCACATATAGAGGGATTTTTTCAGATAAGTTTTTAGATTCGTTAACTCCAGAAAGTAGATATGAGCAATGGAGAAAGAATATCGAGGAAAAAGACAATATTGTGTTAGTTCTTGAAAAAGATAATGAATTAGTGGGTTTGGCAGTAGGAGCAGGTGTGAAGGTTGGAGAATATCCTGGGTATGACGGTGATGTTACTGCGATTTATTTTGAAAAACATAATCAAGGTAAAGGCTATGGAAAACAATTATTAAATGGTTTATTTGAAATGTTTAAGGAAGAGCGAGGATACACAAATTCTATTGTAAAAGTTGTGGCCGATAATGAAAGTCGATATTTTTATGAGAAAATGGGGGCTAAGTTAATTGATGAACAACCTTTAGAAGAAGGAAAAACAACAATGTTATTAACTTACGCTTGGAATAAAATTTAG